TTCTGGGAAGGTTTGTCCGCCGCAGGACGGTCCATGGGAATTTCCGAACTGGACGCCAGCACCTCTTCTTTCGCTTCCTCCGTGCCAGCCACATGCTCGAAAATTTCCTTGTCCTGATGCAGCACTTCCATGCCGCCCGGATCTTCCGGTTTGACCTTGATCACGGATTTATCGGCCTTGACCACGGGAACCGGTCCCTTGTCCGCGCCCTGCATGTAGCTGTACCAGATCACACCGGCAAAAATCGCCAGCACAACCACGGTAATGGCAGCAATAATCATGCGCCGACTGGTCATATTCTCTTCGCCGGCATATTCCTCCGGCAAGGGCTCCAGCCAGGATGACTTTTCCTTAAGTTCCTCTGCCATTACTAATCCCCTTTAGGCGTATCAAGTCGTTTTACATTTCTGTCAATGGTTCGACACCCAGTATATTAAGCCCTGTTGCAACGATATTGGCAAGGGCTGAAATCATCCCCAGGCGGGCCAGGGTCAGTTCCCTGTTATCTTCCAATATAAATTTCAGTCCCGGATTGTCGTTGCCCTTATTCCACAGGGCATGGAACTCGGACGCCAGGTCGTAAAGATAGAAGGAAATCCGGTGTGGTTCGTGCGCCAGCGCCGCACTCTCCACCAGCCGTGGCCAGCCGGTCATATTCTTCACCAGCGACTGTTCCGCGTCATCGCCAAGCAGGGACAGGTCCGCTTTGGCCAACGCTTCCGGCGAAATATCCAGTCCCTCAAACATCTCACAGGCTTTCCGGAGCACGGAATGCACCCGGGCATGGGCATACTGCACATAGAACACCGGGTTGTCCTTGGACTGCTCGGTCACCTTGGTGAAATCGAAATCAAGCGCCGCATCATTCTTGCGGGTCAGCATGATAAAGCGGACCACATCCTTGCCCACTTCGTCAACCACATCGCGCAGGGTGACAAAGGTACCGGCGCGTTTGGACATTTTATAAGGCTGGCCGTCCTTCAGCAGGTTTACCAGCTGGCACAGGCGCACATCCAGCTCACCCTTGCCGTCGGTGATGGCCTTGATGGCCGCCTGCACACGCTTCACATATCCGCCGTGGTCCGCGCCCCAGACATCGATCATATTGTTGAAGCCACGATTCACCTTGTTGTAGTGATAGGCCACATCGGCGGCAAAATAGGTCCAGGTGCCGTCCGACTTCTGCAGCGGCCGGTCGATATCATCGCCAAACTGTGTCGCTTTGAATAACAGCTGCGGGCGTTCTTCCCAGTCGTCGGGCAGTTTGCCCTTCGGCGGTTCCAGCACGCCTTCATAGATCAGGCCCTTTTTGCGCAGTTCCTCGACTGCTTCCTCAATACCGCCGTTTTCATGCAGCGTTTTTTCCGAGAAAAAGACGTCATGATGAATGCCGAGGACGGACAGGTCCTCCTTGATCATTTCCATCATCTTGTCGGTGGCGAACTTGCGCACCACCGGCAACCACTCTTCCTCGGACTGATCAACAAACTCATCGCCATATTCGGCCGCCAGCGCCTTGCCCGGCTCGATCAGATATTCGCCGGGATAGAGGCCCTGCGGGATCTCGCCGATATCATGGCCCAGCGCTTCCTTGTAGCGCAGATAGAGCGAGCGGGCGAGCACGTCGATCTGGCTGCCCGCATCATTGATATAATATTCCTTGGTGACATCAAAGCCGGCAAAATCCAGCAGTCGTGCCAACGCATCCCCGAAAATGGCGCCGCGGCAATGGCCGACATGCATGGGGCCGGTCGGGTTGGCGGACACATATTCCACGTTGATCTTTTCCTGCCCGCCGATATCGGAATTGCCATAGTCGTGGCCGGCGGCAAGAATGACGCCAACCTGGTCACGAATAAATTCCGGTTGCAGGTTGAGGTTGATAAATCCCGGGCCGGCCACAGACACAGAGGCGACCTCCTCCAGCGTTTCCAGCTTCGTCGCCACCAGCTCGGCGATCTGGCGCGGATTCATTTTCGCCTGCTTGGTCAGAATCATCGCCACATTGGTGGCCATGTCGCCATGGGAGGGATCGCGCGGGCTTTCCAGCGTCATATGTGACAGGTCCAGGCCCTCCGGCAGGTCCCCGGACGCCGACAAATCCTCAACTATTACTTTAATTTTATTCTGTAGGTCTTTGTATATATTCATAATTCAAACATCGTCATGTCAAAGAGTCTTCTATGCTCCATCAGGGCATAATTGTCGGTCATGCCGGCAATGAAATCGGCTATCAGACGGGCTCTATCCTGTTCATCATGATCAGTCAAGCGTTCCTGCCATTTCTCGGGCAAACATTCCGGTTCCTCCATATACAGAGCGAACAGGTCGCGGACAACCCTTTTGGCCTTGCTGGTCATGCGGCAGACCTTGAAATGGCGATACATATTCTTCATCAGGAACACTTTCAGTTCCCGGTCGGTCTGCTTCATCTCCCCGGAAAAGGCGATCATGCGCCGCCCTGCCCGGCGCACATCATCCACACTTTCCGGCTTATAGTCCATCAGGCGCCGACGGCTTTCCGCCAGGATATCATTGACCATGCGGTTGATCAGCCGGCGGATAATCTCGTGATCGAACCGCCGCTCCTCCAGATCGCCATGGGAGTCATGAACCTCGCGGACCAGTTCCGCCACCAGGGGAATTTCACAGATTTCATCAATGGTGAACAATTCCGCCCTGAGCCCGTCGGCGATGTCATGGTTGTTATAGGCAATGTCGTCGGCAATGGCCGCCACCTGGGCCTCGAGGCTGGCATAGGTATGCAGTTCCAGGTCATGCTGGTTGTTATATTCCAGGAAATTCACATGCAGGTGATCCTGCTCCCCCTCCCGGCACAGCGGCCCGTTATGCTTGGCC
The DNA window shown above is from Emcibacter nanhaiensis and carries:
- the argS gene encoding arginine--tRNA ligase, whose protein sequence is MNIYKDLQNKIKVIVEDLSASGDLPEGLDLSHMTLESPRDPSHGDMATNVAMILTKQAKMNPRQIAELVATKLETLEEVASVSVAGPGFINLNLQPEFIRDQVGVILAAGHDYGNSDIGGQEKINVEYVSANPTGPMHVGHCRGAIFGDALARLLDFAGFDVTKEYYINDAGSQIDVLARSLYLRYKEALGHDIGEIPQGLYPGEYLIEPGKALAAEYGDEFVDQSEEEWLPVVRKFATDKMMEMIKEDLSVLGIHHDVFFSEKTLHENGGIEEAVEELRKKGLIYEGVLEPPKGKLPDDWEERPQLLFKATQFGDDIDRPLQKSDGTWTYFAADVAYHYNKVNRGFNNMIDVWGADHGGYVKRVQAAIKAITDGKGELDVRLCQLVNLLKDGQPYKMSKRAGTFVTLRDVVDEVGKDVVRFIMLTRKNDAALDFDFTKVTEQSKDNPVFYVQYAHARVHSVLRKACEMFEGLDISPEALAKADLSLLGDDAEQSLVKNMTGWPRLVESAALAHEPHRISFYLYDLASEFHALWNKGNDNPGLKFILEDNRELTLARLGMISALANIVATGLNILGVEPLTEM
- a CDS encoding deoxyguanosinetriphosphate triphosphohydrolase, producing the protein MTSEFTLFQPQHHYAPYACLAENSRGRLYGEPETVTRSPFQRDRDRIIHSSAFRRLKHKTQVFVYHEGDHYRTRLTHSIEVSQIARSIARVLGLNEEITEALSLVHDFGHTPFGHAGEDALDDLMAPYKGFDHNAQSLRIVTRLEQRYAGFDGLNLTWETLEGLAKHNGPLCREGEQDHLHVNFLEYNNQHDLELHTYASLEAQVAAIADDIAYNNHDIADGLRAELFTIDEICEIPLVAELVREVHDSHGDLEERRFDHEIIRRLINRMVNDILAESRRRLMDYKPESVDDVRRAGRRMIAFSGEMKQTDRELKVFLMKNMYRHFKVCRMTSKAKRVVRDLFALYMEEPECLPEKWQERLTDHDEQDRARLIADFIAGMTDNYALMEHRRLFDMTMFEL